The following proteins are co-located in the Nocardia bhagyanarayanae genome:
- a CDS encoding cytochrome P450, protein MSVPLRAPMSLLDLPGPDGWPVLGNLPQLTPTRLHRQLDSWCAEYGPVYRLSMPGRRLVVVGDPEIGKEVLRQRPGTYRRQSSIESIMSEMGSNGLFSSEGEAWRRRRRLAMPAFNAAHLTRFHTTLEQITERLRRRWLAAPPEDVRADLTRYTVDVTAKLTFDYDINTLEQSGDVIQRHLEHVFPMINRRLNIPFPYWRYVKLPADHALDRALDALRAEVNAVIARARTAAPEQPTNFIEAFLLASDGGESFTDDELFAEALTILIAGQDTTSNAAAWLLYHLAAEPEAQERIREEIARIPSTLERQPYLEAVVAESMRLQPTTPLLLMEAVHDTVLRDIALPAGTWVLVDVRYPGLQEENFADPQRFDPERWLRGADGRAHRPDVSIPFGSGPRFCPGRGLAMLEVKSVAAMACRTFDFRIPEGVPPPDDRFHFAVIPVGLRLDLAPRPADREFEG, encoded by the coding sequence GTGTCCGTCCCGCTCCGCGCGCCGATGTCGCTTCTCGATCTGCCCGGCCCAGACGGCTGGCCGGTGCTGGGCAACCTCCCGCAACTGACCCCGACGCGGCTGCACCGGCAACTCGACAGCTGGTGCGCGGAATACGGTCCCGTCTACCGGTTGAGCATGCCGGGCAGGCGGTTGGTCGTGGTCGGCGATCCCGAGATCGGCAAGGAGGTCCTGCGGCAGCGCCCCGGAACCTACCGGCGCCAGTCCTCGATCGAGTCGATCATGAGCGAGATGGGGTCCAACGGACTGTTCTCCTCCGAGGGCGAGGCGTGGCGGCGGCGCAGGCGGCTGGCCATGCCCGCGTTCAACGCCGCCCATCTCACCCGGTTCCACACCACGCTGGAGCAGATCACCGAGCGGCTGCGACGGCGTTGGCTCGCGGCCCCACCCGAGGACGTGCGCGCCGACCTGACCCGCTACACCGTGGACGTGACCGCCAAGCTGACCTTCGACTACGACATCAACACCCTCGAGCAGTCCGGCGACGTCATCCAGCGGCACCTCGAACACGTCTTCCCGATGATCAACCGCCGCTTGAACATTCCGTTCCCGTACTGGCGCTACGTCAAGCTGCCCGCCGACCACGCGCTGGACCGGGCGCTGGACGCGCTGCGCGCCGAGGTGAACGCGGTCATCGCCCGCGCGCGCACCGCGGCGCCGGAGCAACCGACCAACTTCATCGAGGCGTTCCTGCTCGCCAGCGACGGCGGGGAATCGTTCACCGACGACGAGCTGTTCGCCGAGGCGCTGACGATCCTGATCGCCGGACAGGACACCACGAGCAACGCCGCGGCGTGGCTGCTCTACCACCTGGCCGCCGAACCCGAAGCGCAGGAACGCATCCGGGAGGAGATCGCCAGGATTCCGTCGACGCTGGAGCGTCAGCCATATCTGGAAGCCGTTGTCGCCGAGTCGATGCGGCTGCAACCCACCACTCCCCTGCTGCTCATGGAGGCCGTGCACGACACCGTGCTGCGCGACATCGCGCTGCCCGCGGGCACCTGGGTGCTGGTCGACGTGCGGTATCCGGGCCTGCAGGAGGAGAATTTCGCCGATCCGCAGCGGTTCGACCCCGAACGGTGGCTGCGCGGCGCCGACGGCCGGGCGCACCGCCCCGACGTCTCGATCCCGTTCGGGTCGGGGCCGCGGTTCTGCCCGGGGCGCGGACTGGCGATGCTCGAGGTCAAGAGCGTGGCCGCGATGGCTTGCCGCACATTCGATTTCCGGATTCCGGAGGGCGTGCCACCGCCCGACGACCGGTTCCATTTCGCCGTAATCCCCGTCGGCCTGCGGCTCGACCTCGCACCACGGCCGGCGGACCGAGAGTTCGAAGGATAG
- a CDS encoding 3-oxoacyl-ACP synthase III family protein translates to MNRSRIRALGAALPAGEFTTDEVLNRMSSGGEFDVERITGIAHRHMVDRTEEDTLTLGVAAALDCLAGSGYDPADLDVIICGGTTVHDGFRMVFEPSAAGEIARRIGAVNATGYDVANACGGTMTGIYLLDNLIRAGVVRTGMVVTPEVISPVTEGALAEAVDARDPQFAALTLADAAVAVVLDRAVDDAEAVHYIDMITCAEYSGLCIAKPSDSTENMIMLTDNLTMQAAPRRETWAKFHRDVLAKKGTTFAEENFDYIVFHQLGVGFTEKLAESGSKIHGAPMPPRLACVEKYGNTGASTHFLVLRDYLSRGLIPAGSKICFVPTASGMVFGVLSATIGELVK, encoded by the coding sequence ATGAACCGCTCTCGAATACGCGCGCTCGGGGCCGCTCTCCCCGCCGGAGAATTCACCACCGACGAAGTGCTGAATCGCATGTCGAGCGGCGGCGAGTTCGACGTCGAACGCATTACCGGTATCGCACACCGGCATATGGTCGACCGCACCGAGGAGGACACCCTGACCCTGGGCGTCGCCGCGGCGCTCGACTGCCTGGCGGGCTCCGGATACGACCCCGCGGATCTGGACGTGATCATCTGCGGCGGCACCACCGTGCACGACGGATTCCGCATGGTGTTCGAGCCGTCCGCCGCGGGGGAGATCGCCCGGCGCATCGGCGCGGTCAACGCCACCGGCTACGACGTCGCCAATGCCTGCGGCGGCACCATGACCGGTATCTATCTGCTGGACAACCTGATTCGTGCCGGAGTCGTCCGGACCGGCATGGTGGTGACCCCCGAGGTCATCTCGCCGGTCACCGAGGGCGCGCTCGCCGAGGCGGTGGACGCGCGCGACCCGCAGTTCGCGGCGCTGACCCTGGCCGACGCGGCCGTCGCCGTGGTGCTCGACCGCGCCGTCGACGACGCCGAGGCCGTCCACTACATCGACATGATCACCTGCGCGGAATACTCCGGCCTGTGCATCGCGAAACCCAGCGACAGCACCGAGAACATGATCATGCTGACCGACAACCTCACCATGCAGGCCGCACCGCGGCGCGAGACCTGGGCGAAATTCCATCGCGACGTGCTCGCCAAGAAAGGAACGACATTCGCCGAGGAGAATTTCGACTACATCGTCTTCCATCAGCTCGGTGTCGGGTTCACGGAGAAACTCGCGGAGTCGGGTAGCAAGATCCACGGCGCACCTATGCCGCCGCGGCTCGCGTGCGTCGAAAAGTATGGGAATACCGGAGCGAGTACGCATTTCCTGGTGCTGCGCGACTACCTGTCGCGCGGCCTGATTCCGGCGGGTTCGAAGATCTGTTTCGTGCCGACGGCGTCGGGAATGGTGTTCGGAGTGTTGTCGGCGACCATCGGTGAGTTGGTGAAGTAG
- a CDS encoding fatty acid CoA ligase family protein: MRRATGYADPSVLLERRIAQRADQPAISYPTRADAAKADRGADLGFATMTYAELGRRVRSYAAGFVRIGITKGVKVIVLVRPDPDLFAVLFALFRVGAVPVVVDPGMGVRRMLHCFHSVGAEAFIGIPEAHLVRLAARRTFGSIRVHVTAGRSFWGGHSLTELRDEPETLAAEHAPDDLFMIAFTTGSTGPAKGVEFTRSGFAAALDVVAELHGRPNGFVSLTSVPLFGLFDLLQGAHVVLGPVDPVRVSKANPALLTDVARSFGATDLTASPALLARLGAHFAETGERLPGIARVISMGAPANLVALERIRSALGDEARIFTTYGATEALPLTTLEWSELDRTRAATAEGAGVCVGRPLPEDSGATLVRIIGVTDEPIADWRADLVLPAGRIGEIVASGPQVSRAYHRNPAADARHKIDERLPDGSVRRWHRTGDLARVDESGRLWFCGRLSQRVRTADGDLYTVRCEQIFNTHPDVARTALVGVGAPGEQIPVLCFEPAADLTPAELTRVRRELWTLAQRNAETRRIRTFLPHSEFPVDIRHNAKIGRERLARWAADRLGFPRTKGTDR, translated from the coding sequence GTGAGGCGGGCGACCGGATACGCGGACCCGAGCGTCCTGCTCGAGCGCCGGATCGCGCAACGGGCCGACCAGCCCGCCATCAGCTACCCGACCCGCGCGGACGCGGCGAAGGCCGACCGGGGCGCCGACCTGGGATTCGCGACCATGACCTACGCCGAGCTGGGGCGGCGCGTCCGCTCCTACGCGGCGGGCTTCGTGCGGATCGGAATCACCAAGGGCGTCAAAGTCATTGTGCTCGTGCGCCCCGATCCGGACCTGTTCGCGGTGCTGTTCGCGCTGTTCCGGGTCGGCGCGGTGCCGGTGGTGGTGGATCCCGGCATGGGTGTGCGCCGCATGCTGCACTGCTTCCACAGCGTCGGCGCGGAAGCCTTCATCGGGATCCCCGAAGCGCACCTGGTGCGGCTGGCCGCTCGGCGCACATTCGGCTCGATTCGGGTGCACGTCACGGCGGGGCGGTCGTTCTGGGGCGGCCACAGTCTGACCGAGCTGCGCGACGAGCCGGAAACACTTGCCGCCGAACATGCTCCGGACGACCTGTTCATGATCGCGTTCACCACCGGAAGCACCGGACCGGCCAAGGGCGTCGAGTTCACGAGATCGGGTTTCGCCGCCGCCCTCGATGTCGTCGCCGAACTGCACGGCCGCCCGAACGGTTTCGTCTCGCTCACCTCGGTTCCCCTGTTCGGCCTCTTCGATCTGCTGCAAGGTGCGCACGTCGTGCTCGGCCCGGTCGACCCGGTGCGCGTATCGAAGGCGAATCCCGCGCTGCTCACGGACGTGGCGCGGTCCTTCGGCGCCACCGACCTCACGGCCTCGCCCGCCCTGCTGGCCCGGCTCGGTGCGCATTTCGCCGAAACCGGCGAGCGACTGCCCGGCATCGCGCGGGTCATCTCCATGGGCGCACCGGCCAATCTGGTTGCGCTGGAGCGCATCCGCTCCGCGCTCGGTGACGAGGCGAGAATCTTCACCACCTATGGCGCGACCGAGGCGCTGCCGCTGACGACCTTGGAATGGTCCGAGCTGGACCGGACGCGCGCCGCCACCGCCGAGGGCGCGGGTGTATGCGTCGGCCGCCCACTGCCGGAAGACAGCGGCGCGACCCTGGTCCGGATCATCGGCGTCACCGACGAGCCCATCGCCGACTGGCGCGCGGACCTCGTGCTGCCCGCCGGCCGGATCGGTGAGATCGTCGCGAGCGGACCGCAGGTCAGCCGCGCCTACCATCGCAATCCCGCCGCCGATGCGCGGCACAAGATCGACGAGCGGCTGCCCGACGGCAGTGTCCGGCGCTGGCACCGCACGGGCGACCTGGCGCGCGTAGACGAATCGGGCCGCCTGTGGTTCTGCGGGCGGCTCTCCCAGCGCGTGCGGACCGCAGACGGTGACCTGTACACCGTCCGGTGCGAGCAGATCTTCAACACGCACCCGGACGTCGCCAGGACCGCACTGGTCGGCGTCGGCGCGCCGGGTGAACAGATCCCGGTGCTGTGCTTCGAGCCCGCCGCGGATCTCACCCCCGCCGAGCTCACGCGGGTGCGGCGCGAACTGTGGACCCTCGCTCAGCGCAACGCGGAGACAAGGCGCATCCGAACCTTTCTGCCGCACAGCGAGTTTCCCGTCGACATCCGGCACAACGCGAAGATCGGGCGGGAGCGGCTCGCCCGGTGGGCCGCGGATCGGCTCGGCTTCCCGCGAACGAAAGGAACGGACCGATGA
- a CDS encoding NAD-dependent epimerase/dehydratase family protein — MKVLVTGATGFLGSHIVDAATGAGDEVRALVRAGSDLGYLSGVPGLDTAVGDLGDLDSLRAACRDVDVVYHSAGLVSEVGAREQFWRANVEGTRNLIAAARDAGVSRFVYVSSPSVATSYETDRFGIDESEPYVDAPKSLYVATKVVAEQYVLAADSSGFTTCALRPRMIWGPRSAGWMSLLLRKLKSGRLPDLSGGRRVMASITYCEHAAAACLQAARSPAVAGNAYFLADPEDIDLWEFVRDLAVALDLTPPTRTVPGPVLDAAIAVFDTIWRLPAVKERWAPPLSSWTTAALTVSSTYDTSAARKDFDYNPTVSRDEGLARYVEWVRSVGGVDAVLARG; from the coding sequence ATGAAGGTTCTCGTCACCGGCGCGACCGGATTCCTCGGCAGCCACATCGTCGATGCCGCCACCGGCGCGGGCGACGAGGTGCGGGCGCTGGTCCGCGCGGGCAGCGACCTCGGCTACCTGTCGGGCGTGCCGGGCCTCGACACCGCCGTCGGCGATCTCGGCGATTTGGATTCGCTGCGGGCGGCCTGCCGGGACGTGGACGTCGTCTATCACAGCGCGGGGCTCGTTTCGGAAGTCGGTGCGCGGGAGCAGTTCTGGCGAGCGAACGTCGAGGGCACCCGCAACCTGATCGCCGCCGCTCGCGACGCGGGCGTTTCCCGGTTCGTGTACGTCAGCAGCCCGTCGGTGGCCACCTCGTATGAGACCGACCGCTTCGGCATCGACGAGTCCGAACCCTACGTCGACGCGCCCAAGAGCCTTTATGTCGCGACGAAGGTGGTGGCCGAGCAGTACGTGCTCGCGGCCGACTCGTCCGGCTTCACCACGTGCGCGTTGCGTCCCAGGATGATCTGGGGCCCGCGCTCGGCCGGATGGATGAGCCTGCTGCTGCGCAAGCTGAAAAGCGGTCGGCTGCCCGATCTTTCGGGAGGACGCCGGGTCATGGCGTCCATCACCTACTGCGAGCACGCGGCGGCCGCCTGTCTGCAAGCCGCCCGTTCTCCCGCGGTCGCCGGAAACGCCTATTTCCTGGCGGATCCCGAGGACATCGACCTGTGGGAGTTCGTCCGCGACCTGGCCGTCGCGCTCGATCTGACTCCGCCGACCCGCACCGTGCCCGGACCCGTGCTGGACGCGGCGATCGCCGTCTTCGACACCATCTGGCGGCTACCCGCCGTCAAGGAGCGGTGGGCGCCGCCGCTGTCGAGCTGGACCACGGCGGCGCTCACCGTCTCCAGCACCTACGACACCTCGGCCGCCCGTAAAGATTTCGACTACAACCCAACCGTCTCCCGCGACGAGGGCCTGGCGCGCTACGTCGAGTGGGTGCGCTCGGTCGGCGGCGTCGACGCCGTGCTGGCGCGCGGCTGA
- a CDS encoding cytochrome P450 — translation MTSLLSTVRGRRAGVESTVPTAPGALPFLGHWHRFGSTPHRFLSTLSAHGPVVRVGIPGYETYVVTEPELIREAFTGLSDQGSMIERAELLLGGGVTVVSGATHRRSRRLIAPAFAKARIAQYATVMTAMGRARADQWRDGAMLAVNEEMHDLALRTVAGALFSGELGEITARRVHRLLPEVMTLLARRVTRPAWLDRLPTRGNRRFVALVDQLKDATADIIAAYRADLAADPAIDHGDLLDTLIRARDEDGAPLSDKHVHDELVNFLVGGTEAIGMTATWLLYELARNPEIERALHAELDEVLGGRPAEFADLPRLDLTKRLVLETLRRYSPWLTVRHVPAGYELGGYPLPEGAMLFVCPIAVHRDPEVHADPDRFDPDRWLPEATAGMSRGAHIPFGMGARQCPGNVFALTQVALQIATLCGRWRLRLEPGFTARETVIGALVHPKSLPMRVEARRVPGAEG, via the coding sequence GTGACATCACTGCTGTCCACCGTGCGGGGACGCCGCGCGGGCGTCGAGTCCACGGTGCCCACCGCGCCCGGCGCGCTGCCGTTTCTGGGGCACTGGCACCGTTTCGGCAGCACACCGCACCGGTTCCTGTCCACACTGTCGGCCCATGGACCGGTGGTGCGCGTCGGAATCCCGGGTTACGAAACGTATGTCGTCACCGAACCGGAGCTGATCAGGGAGGCGTTCACCGGGCTGTCGGATCAGGGCTCGATGATCGAGCGCGCCGAATTGCTGCTCGGTGGCGGCGTCACCGTCGTCTCCGGTGCGACACACCGGCGTTCCCGCAGGCTCATCGCACCCGCGTTCGCCAAGGCGCGAATCGCCCAGTACGCCACCGTGATGACGGCGATGGGCCGGGCGCGGGCCGACCAGTGGCGTGACGGCGCGATGCTCGCGGTGAACGAGGAGATGCACGACCTCGCGCTGCGCACCGTGGCGGGCGCGCTGTTCTCCGGTGAACTCGGCGAGATCACCGCGCGGCGCGTGCACCGGCTGTTGCCCGAGGTCATGACGCTGCTCGCGCGCCGCGTCACCCGGCCCGCGTGGCTGGACCGGCTGCCCACCCGAGGCAACCGCCGCTTCGTCGCGCTCGTCGACCAGCTCAAGGACGCCACCGCCGACATCATCGCGGCGTACCGCGCCGACCTCGCCGCCGACCCGGCCATCGACCACGGCGACCTGCTCGACACGTTGATCCGGGCCCGCGACGAGGACGGCGCTCCGCTCAGCGACAAGCACGTGCACGACGAACTGGTGAACTTCCTCGTCGGCGGCACCGAGGCCATCGGCATGACCGCCACCTGGCTGCTCTACGAACTGGCGCGCAATCCGGAGATCGAGCGCGCCCTGCACGCCGAACTCGACGAGGTGCTCGGCGGGCGACCCGCCGAGTTCGCCGACCTGCCCCGGTTGGACCTGACCAAGCGGCTCGTGCTGGAGACGCTGCGCCGCTACTCGCCGTGGCTCACCGTGCGGCACGTGCCCGCCGGCTATGAGCTCGGCGGGTACCCGCTGCCCGAGGGAGCGATGCTGTTCGTCTGCCCGATCGCGGTGCATCGCGATCCGGAAGTGCACGCCGACCCGGACCGGTTCGACCCCGATCGCTGGCTGCCCGAGGCGACGGCCGGGATGTCGCGCGGCGCGCACATCCCGTTCGGCATGGGCGCGCGGCAGTGTCCCGGCAACGTGTTCGCGCTGACCCAGGTGGCGTTGCAGATCGCCACCTTGTGCGGGCGCTGGCGGCTGCGGCTGGAGCCGGGATTCACGGCCCGCGAGACCGTCATCGGCGCGCTGGTCCATCCGAAGAGCCTGCCGATGCGAGTCGAAGCTCGTCGCGTGCCAGGTGCCGAAGGATGA
- a CDS encoding flavin-containing monooxygenase, with the protein MSEVPERCEVAVIGSGFSGLGVAINLKRCGIEDFVILERAESVGGTWRDNVYPGCAVDVPSVLYSYSFFPGDWSRLFATQPELRAYTESVVDAFDLRRHVRRESEVVGAEFDESEHRWRVRSADGRVISARAVVMGYFSLHVPFVPDVPGRELFRGVQMHSGSWHSGFQPEGKRIAVVGSGASAVQIVPALARAGAQVVSFQRSPAWVLPRGDRAIPGPVRTVLREFPPARLALRGMVFSLLELVHLAEFHPRLLPVFEQVCLRALRRQVPDPRIREKLRPDYRFGCKRPMVSDEYYAAFARDDVDLVTEKIVDLTPSGVRTADGVVHEVDAIVWATGYHVQDSIPRFPDFRTAAFSLRESYERNGFAAYRGIAFAGLPNLFCVTGPNTALPHTSQFQAIEPTTRLIARTIAHMRERAVTRYTPTDAAQHRFVAHCRRVLADRVWTIGGCTSYFVTPTGTNTLTWPGSTRSVRRDRRHIRPEDWDRRPATAESSTA; encoded by the coding sequence ATGAGCGAAGTCCCCGAACGTTGTGAAGTCGCGGTGATCGGTTCCGGATTCAGCGGGCTCGGCGTGGCGATCAACCTGAAGCGTTGCGGCATCGAGGATTTCGTGATCCTCGAACGCGCGGAGTCGGTCGGTGGCACCTGGCGCGACAACGTGTATCCGGGATGCGCCGTCGATGTGCCGTCGGTGCTGTACTCGTACTCCTTCTTTCCCGGTGACTGGTCGCGGCTGTTCGCGACCCAACCCGAGCTGCGCGCCTACACCGAATCGGTGGTCGACGCCTTCGACCTACGACGCCACGTGCGGCGCGAAAGCGAGGTCGTCGGCGCCGAGTTCGACGAGAGCGAGCACCGGTGGCGGGTGCGGTCGGCCGACGGGCGCGTGATCAGCGCGCGCGCCGTCGTCATGGGGTACTTCTCGCTGCACGTGCCGTTCGTTCCGGATGTCCCTGGCCGGGAACTGTTCCGGGGCGTCCAGATGCACTCCGGCTCTTGGCATTCCGGCTTCCAGCCGGAAGGAAAGCGGATCGCCGTCGTCGGTTCGGGCGCGAGCGCCGTGCAGATCGTGCCCGCGCTGGCGCGAGCGGGTGCGCAGGTGGTGTCGTTCCAGCGCAGTCCGGCGTGGGTGCTGCCGCGCGGGGATCGCGCGATACCGGGACCGGTGCGGACCGTGTTGCGCGAATTCCCGCCCGCGCGATTGGCGTTGCGCGGCATGGTGTTCTCGCTGCTCGAACTGGTGCACCTGGCGGAGTTCCATCCCCGCTTGCTGCCGGTCTTCGAGCAGGTCTGCCTGCGCGCACTGCGCAGGCAGGTGCCCGATCCGCGCATCCGGGAGAAGCTGCGGCCGGACTACCGATTCGGGTGCAAGCGGCCGATGGTCTCCGACGAGTACTACGCGGCCTTCGCCCGCGACGACGTCGACCTGGTGACGGAGAAGATCGTCGACCTGACCCCGTCCGGTGTGCGCACCGCCGACGGAGTCGTCCACGAGGTCGACGCGATCGTGTGGGCCACCGGCTACCACGTCCAGGACTCGATCCCACGCTTCCCGGACTTCCGCACGGCCGCCTTCTCGCTGCGAGAAAGCTACGAGCGCAATGGTTTCGCGGCCTATCGCGGCATCGCTTTCGCGGGTCTGCCGAACCTGTTCTGCGTCACCGGTCCCAATACCGCGTTGCCGCACACCTCTCAGTTCCAGGCCATCGAACCCACCACGCGACTCATCGCCCGCACCATCGCCCACATGCGGGAGCGCGCTGTCACCCGCTACACACCGACCGACGCCGCCCAGCATCGCTTCGTGGCCCACTGTCGCCGCGTCCTCGCCGACCGCGTCTGGACCATCGGCGGCTGCACCAGTTACTTCGTCACGCCCACCGGGACCAACACTCTTACCTGGCCCGGAAGCACCCGTAGCGTCCGTCGCGACCGTCGTCACATCCGCCCCGAGGATTGGGACCGCCGCCCGGCCACCGCCGAATCGAGCACGGCCTGA
- the mddA gene encoding methanethiol S-methyltransferase — MMRYLVLGYGVVSYLAFLAAFLYAIGFVGNFWVPRSIDAGVEASIGEAIVVNALLLGVFAIQHSVMARPAFKRRWTRVVPPSVERSTYVLLASLALFLLYWQWRTMPAVVWDVDATAGRIVLWALFWIGWVTVLLSTFMINHWDLFGLRQVYLAWRGEPYRDLPFRTTLFYRVIRHPIMLGFIVAFWATPTMTAGHLFFAAMTTGYILIALQLEERDLMASFGDRYSDYRHRVPMLVPLPRHHDTTPTAQHRPA; from the coding sequence ATCATGCGTTATCTCGTTCTCGGTTACGGCGTCGTCAGCTATCTGGCATTCCTCGCCGCGTTTCTCTACGCGATCGGTTTCGTCGGCAACTTCTGGGTTCCCCGCAGCATCGACGCGGGAGTGGAGGCTTCGATCGGTGAGGCCATCGTGGTCAACGCGCTCCTGCTCGGCGTGTTCGCCATCCAGCACAGCGTGATGGCGCGTCCGGCGTTCAAACGCCGGTGGACGCGGGTGGTTCCGCCGTCCGTGGAGCGCAGCACCTATGTGCTGCTGGCCAGCCTGGCGCTGTTCCTGCTCTATTGGCAGTGGCGGACGATGCCCGCCGTCGTCTGGGACGTCGACGCCACGGCCGGGCGGATCGTTCTGTGGGCGTTGTTCTGGATCGGCTGGGTCACCGTGCTGCTGTCGACGTTCATGATCAACCACTGGGACCTTTTCGGTCTGCGCCAGGTCTATCTCGCCTGGCGTGGGGAGCCCTACCGCGACCTCCCGTTCCGGACCACGTTGTTCTACCGCGTGATTCGGCACCCGATCATGCTCGGCTTCATCGTCGCGTTCTGGGCCACGCCCACGATGACGGCCGGTCACCTGTTCTTCGCGGCGATGACCACGGGTTACATCCTCATCGCGCTGCAACTCGAAGAGCGCGATCTCATGGCCTCTTTCGGCGATCGGTACAGCGACTACCGGCACCGCGTACCGATGCTGGTGCCCTTGCCGCGACACCACGACACGACGCCGACCGCGCAGCATCGCCCGGCGTAG
- the ypfJ gene encoding KPN_02809 family neutral zinc metallopeptidase — MTFNEGLQIDPDRASSGGPGMGGKLALGGGAGGLILLVITLLLGGDPGSVLGQFTGAQDTQQTQPGTAGTPEHCKTSADANKYVDCRVVLTAQSLDAVWASELPEQTGKRYVEPELVLFSGAVATGCGNATSDVGPFYCPADQTAYFDVRFFQELTDRFGSSGGPLAQEYVVAHEVGHHIQNQLGDIGRAQRDPRGPESGAVRTELQADCYAGIWAYYADKTPAPGSDRPFLRQLSDTDIDDALSAASAVGDDRIQRAAQGRVNPEAWTHGSSEQRQKWFLTGYRTGQVRACDTYSAPDLNNPPALR, encoded by the coding sequence ATGACGTTCAACGAAGGGCTGCAGATCGACCCGGACCGAGCCTCTTCCGGCGGACCGGGCATGGGCGGCAAACTCGCACTCGGCGGCGGAGCGGGTGGTCTGATCCTGCTGGTGATCACGCTGCTGCTCGGCGGCGACCCCGGCTCCGTGCTCGGCCAGTTCACCGGCGCCCAGGACACCCAGCAAACCCAGCCCGGCACGGCGGGCACCCCGGAACACTGCAAGACCAGCGCGGACGCCAACAAGTACGTCGACTGCCGGGTCGTGCTCACCGCGCAGAGCCTGGACGCCGTCTGGGCGAGCGAACTGCCCGAACAAACCGGCAAGCGCTACGTGGAGCCGGAGCTGGTGCTGTTCTCCGGCGCGGTCGCCACCGGCTGCGGCAACGCCACCAGCGACGTCGGTCCCTTCTACTGCCCCGCCGACCAGACCGCCTACTTCGACGTCCGCTTCTTCCAGGAGCTGACCGACCGCTTCGGTTCCAGCGGCGGCCCGCTCGCCCAGGAGTACGTGGTCGCGCACGAGGTCGGCCACCACATCCAGAACCAGCTCGGTGACATCGGCCGCGCCCAGCGCGACCCCCGCGGACCGGAATCGGGCGCGGTGCGCACCGAGCTCCAGGCCGACTGCTACGCGGGCATCTGGGCCTACTACGCGGACAAGACGCCCGCGCCCGGCAGTGACCGGCCGTTCCTGCGGCAGCTGTCCGACACCGACATCGACGACGCCCTCTCGGCGGCCTCCGCGGTCGGCGACGACCGCATCCAGCGTGCGGCGCAGGGCCGGGTCAATCCGGAGGCGTGGACGCACGGGTCGTCCGAACAGCGGCAGAAGTGGTTCCTCACGGGCTACCGCACCGGGCAGGTGCGGGCCTGCGACACCTACTCCGCACCCGACCTGAACAACCCGCCCGCGCTGCGCTGA